The following nucleotide sequence is from Tardiphaga alba.
CGTGTCGTGGCACTTGTCGGCTACACCAATGCCGGCAAGTCCACGCTGTTCAATCGGCTCACGCGCGCCGATGTGCAGGCCGAGGACATGCTGTTCGCGACCCTTGATCCGACGCTGCGCGCGCTGACGCTGCCCCATGGCGGCAAGGCGATGCTGTCCGACACCGTCGGCTTCATCTCCAACCTGCCGACCCAGCTCGTTGCGGCGTTCCGCGCCACGCTGGAAGAAGTGCTGGAAGCCGACATCATCCTGCATGTGCGCGACATCAGCCACGAAGATGCCGAAGCGCAGCAGAGCGACGTCGACAATGTGCTGCGCCAGCTCGGCATCGACACCGAGGGTGGCGCGCGCATTCTCGAAGTCTGGAACAAGATCGATCGCTTCTCGGAAGAGGAACGCGAAAACCTCGCAAACATCGCTGCACGGCGCCCGACGGAAAGCCCGGTCTTCATGGTCTCAGCCGTGACCGGCGAGGGCGTGAATGAGCTGCTGACCAGCATTGAGGATCGTCTCGCCGCCACGCGCATCACGCTCGATCTCTCCATCGACGCATCAGACGGCGCCGGCATCAGCTGGCTGCATCGCAACGCCGAGGTGCTGGCAAAGGAGCTGCATGACGGTCATTTCGACATGACCGTGCGCGTCGATGAGACCAAGCGCGATGTGGTGATCAGCAAGTTCGGCGCGGTGCTGCGCGCGATGGAGTAACTCTCCAACTCCATCCCTCATCCTGAGGAGCTGCGAAGCAGCGTCTCGAAGGATGGCCGCAATCTCCGAGCCAGGCCATCTCATGGTTCGAGACGCGCGCAAGGGCGCGCTCCTCACCATGAGGAGAGGAGCGTTACGGCTTCCACTTCGCCTCGTTCCACAGCGCATCCATCTCTTCCAGTGATGCCTCTTCCAGCGTGCGCCCCTTGGCCCGCAGTGCCTTCTCGATATACGCAAACCGCGTCTCGAATTTCACATTGGTCCCGCGCAGCGCCATTTCCGGATCGGCCTTCACATGCCGCGCGAGGTTCACCAGCGCGAACATCAGGTCGCCGGTCTCCTCCGCGATGTGGTCGGGATCGCCACGCTCCAACGCCGCTTCGATCTCATCCGCTTCCTCGCGGATTTTTGCCAGCACCGCGCGCGGATCGTTCCAGTCGAAGCCGACCGTGGAGGCCTTGGCTTGTAGCGCCAGGGCCTGCGCCAGCGCCGGCTGGCTGGCCTTCACGCTGGCCAGTAGCGAGGCGGGGGCGGCAAGATTTTCGCCGCGTCGCGCTGCGCGTTCCGCCTTCTCCTCGGCCTTGATGCGATCCCACACGCCCTTCACGTGGCCCGAGGTGACATTCCCGTCCGCATCGGCAAACACATGCGGATGCCGACGGACCATTTTTCTGGTGATCGCGGTCACGACGTCGCCAAAATCGAACCTGCCTTGCTCGGACGCCATCTGCGCGTGAAACACGACCTGCAGCAGGAGGTCGCCCAGCTCCTCGCAGAGATCGTCGAGATCGTTCCGCGCAATCGCGTCCACGACCTCATAGGCCTCCTCGATCGTATAGGACGCAATGCTCGCAAAGTCCTGTTCCAGGTCCCACGGGCAACCGGTCACCGGCGTGCGCAGCGCGGCCATGATCTCGATCAGGCGGGTGATATCGCGGGAAGGGGTCATGCTTGGCTCCGGAGGCTTGCGATCCCGGTATGCCGTATGCAGGGCGCGATGTGTAGCCTGCATGCAGCGAAGCGGAATGCAGGGACCGGCAGGCATGCGGAAACGCCAGTCCCCGGATTGCGCTTCGCTCCATCCGGGCTACAAGAGGGCCATGACCGACACCTCCACAGCCCTCGTCCTGTTCTCCGGCGGCCAGGATTCCGCCACCTGCCTCGCCTGGGCGCTCGACCGTTTTGCCCGCGTCGAAACCCTCGGCTTCGCTTACGGCCAGCGTCACGCCGTCGAGCTCGACAGCCGCGCCAAGCTCATCGACGGCATGAAGGCCATGAACCCGGTCTGGGCCACAAAAATCGGCGACAGCCACACGCTCGACATCCCGACCCTGTCGGCGATCTCCGACACAGCGCTGACCCGCGACGTCGCCATCGAGATGGGCGCCGACGGCCTGCCCAATACTTTCGTGCCCGGCCGCAATCTCGTCTTCCTGACCTTTGCAGCCGCGCTGGCCTACCGCCGCGGGATCACCGACATCGTCGGGGCATGTGCGAGACTGACTATTCCGGCTATCCCGACTGCCGCGACGACACCATCAAGGCGCTCAACGGCGCACTCAATCTCGGCATGGCCAAGGACTTTACGCTGCACACCCCGCTGATGTGGCTCGACAAGGCTGCGACATGGGGGCTGGCGAATGACCTTGGCGGCGAGGCGCTGACGGGTTTGATCCGCGAGCACTCCCACACCTGCTATCTCGGTGAGCGCGGCGCGTTGCACGACTGGGGCTATGGCTGCGGCAAGTGTCCTGCCTGCGAGCTGCGCGCGAAGGGCTGGCGGGAGTTCAAGGCGACGGCGGTTTAACGCGGTTCTGTAGCCTGGATGGAGCGAAGCGAAATCCAGGGACAGCTGAGCCAGTTGGAACGCCGGTCCCCGGATTGCGCTACGCTTCATCCGGGCTACGCGCGCGTCAATCCGCCGCGAAACTACCGCTCGACAAGCGGCGACTCAGCTACGCTTTCGCCATGGGGACAATCCGGGGCAAAACGCTGGCGGTCGCGCTCGTGGTGACGAGCGCCGCGGGCTGTCTGGCGCGCTCGGCCTCCGCCGCCAATGGTGCCTATGCCGTCGATGCCGCCGACATTTCGGAAGTCGGCTCCTGCAAGGTCGAGAGCTGGTATTCGATGGCGACGAATACCGATTTCGCAGCCGTCGCCAATCCGTCCTGCGTGGTTGACCTCGGCAAGCCTGTCGAGCTCAGCGCACTCACCAATTACAGCCGCTCGGGTGGTGACTATTCGACCACCATCGCCCCCAAGGCGAAGTACAATTTCGAGCCGACGGGCATTGGCAAATTCGGCGTCTCCGTGCTCGGCAGCATGACGTTCGACGCCGTCACCGGCCAGAACACGGCGCTGTTCGCCGAGATTCCGGCGACCTATCGCCTGTCCGAGACCATGCGCATCAATCTCAATGCCGGCTGGCTGTGGGACCGCGTCAATGACTGGCACTATCTCACTTACGGCATCGGCTTCGACTGGAAGTTCACCGACACGCTGCAATATACGGTCGAGCTTTACGGGCAGGCAGGCCGGGCGGACATGCCGAGCGTGGTGCAGCCGCGGCTGCAGACCGGCATCCGCTATCGGCCGAACGAGACCTTTTCGGTCGATCTGATCTATGGCCGGAATATCACCGGCGAAGATTCCAATTGGATCACCATCGGCACGACCATCCGCTTCCCGCCGGAAGGCGGCTCGCGCCAGCGCGAGCCGCATTTGTAGTTACGCCGCGAACGATGCCCGCACGGCTTCCGCTTCCGCAGCGCCCAGACCGGTGAGCGGCGGACGCACGCGCATCCAGCCGTCATTGCCGTAGCGCTTGGCCAGCAGCACCTTCAGCGAGGGCAGTTGCGCATAGCTCGACACCGCGTTGCGGCCGGCCACGATACGCTCCTGCGCGGCTGCGACCTCTGCCGCCTTGGCCGGATCGTTGTAGCCATTGAACACCGTGGCGAGATCGCCGCCGACCAGGTTCGACGTTGCAGTGATGCAGCCCGCCCCGCCCATGGGCAACAGCTTGATCATCAAGGGATCGGCGCCCACCAGCACCGAGAAGCCCGGAAAGCGTTCGACGATAGCGCTCATATTGGCGAAATCGCCGGAGGAATCCTTGATGCCCGTCACAATCTCCGGGAAGCGCTTGCGCAAGCGATCGATGACGTCCAGCGAGATCGGCACCGCCGACATCTGCGGGATGTGATAGAGCACCACGCGCAGGCGTGGATCGTTCACGCGCTCGATCACCGCCGTATATGCATCAACGATGCCGTCATCCGACACGCCCTTGTAGTAGTACGGCGGCAGCATCACGACGGCTTCGACGCCATTGGCCACGGCATGCTTGGTGAGGTCGATCGTCTCCATGATCGACGCCACGCCGGTGCCCGGCAGAAGCTTCGTCGGCGCGATACCCGACTTCACCACGGCTTCGAGCAGCGACTTGCGCTCGGCCGACGACAGCGAATTGGCTTCGCCGGTGGTGCCGAGCATGGCGATGCCCGTGCAGCCATCATCCAGCAGGCGCTGACAGTGGGCGGTGAACAGCCCCTGATCTACCGAGAGATCGGCATTGAAGGGCGTGGTCGCGGCGCAGAACACGCCGGTGGGGAAGGTGGAAGGCATCGTCGGGGTCTTTCGGGTTGCTGGGATGTGTAGCCCGGATGGAGCGCAGCGCAATCCGGGGACCGGCGTTTCGACTATATCTGCTGTCCCCGGATTACGCTGCGCTCCATCCGGGCTACGAAGAGCGAGCCTTACGGCATGATCTGGCCGCCATTGACCTCGATCACCTGGCCGGTGATGTAGCCGCTCATGCTTTCGTCGGCGAGGAACTGATATGCGCCGACGCATTCTTCCGGGGTGCCGATACGGCCGAGCGGGATGGTCTGGCGCGAGGCCTCGAGCTGTTCCGCATTCGAGTAGCGCTGGTGGAACGGCGTCATGATCACGCCCGGCGCCACCGCATTGGCGCGCACGCCGAACGGCGCCAGCTCCTTCGCCAGCACGCGGGTGATGGTGCTCACAAAACCCTTGGCCGAGCCATAGAGGCCCGCACCGCCGCCGCCGCCGTTGCGGGCTGCGACCGAGGTCGTGTTGATGATCGAGCCCGAGCGCTGCGCTTCCATGATCTTGGCGACCTTGCGGCAGGCGAAGAACACCGAGCCGATATTGAGATCGATCACATCGTCATACTGCTCGTCGGTCGCATTGGCGATTGCGGTACGGCCGAACATGGCGCCGGCATTGTTGATCAGCACGTCGATGCGCCCGAGCTTCGCATGGGCTTCCTCGATCACGCGCGCGGCCTCCGCGCGTTCCGAGACGTCGCCACGGATCAGCTCGGCCTTGCCGCCGGTGGCCTGGATGCTGGAAACAACTTCCTGCGCGCCTTCGGGATTGCCGTTGTAGTGCACGATCAGGTTGGCACCGAGGGTGCCGAATTTCTTCGCCACGGCAGCGCCGATGCCCGAGCTCGCGCCAATGATCACAATGGCTTTGCCGTTCAGTCCGTTGGTCACGCAAAAATCCTTTCGAATGTTGCCAGCGTTCGACCACGAATTTTGCAACCTGACAAGTTGCCAGATTTTGTGCACCGCAATACGGTATCTGATCAAATCAACAAAATTCTCTGTTCAAAATCATATAGATAACTGCGACATCGGACGATCCGCGCAATTTTGACATGTTGACAAGTTTGACGCGCCTCGACATGTTCGCCGCAACCTGGCGAGGAAATGTTTCCAACAGAGAGCCGAGCGGATCGATCGAGTTTTCGAATGAAACCTCCGCGCCGTCCTGTGAGCAGCGGTCCCGACTTGATTATGAAGCCGATCGATCCCAGCGAACATCCTAACGCGCCACGCCCGCGTAACGCCGGCGCGTCGCTGGTCGACAAGGTCTATAGCGAGCTCGCCGAGCGCATCGCCAGTGGTGAATACGCAGCTGACCAGAAACTGCCCGGTGAACACGAACTCGCTTCCATCTTCGACGTCTCGCGGCCAGTGTTGCGCGATGCGCTCGGGCGCCTGCGCGAAGATGGTTTGATCTATTCGCGTCAGGGCTCCGGCAGCTTTGTGCAGGCGAGGGGCAAGGCGCCGCAGATCGGTTTTGCGCGGGTCGAGACCATTGCCGACATCCAGCGCTGCTTCGAATTTCGCATCAGCATGGAAAGCGACGCCGCGCATTTCGCAGCACTTCGCCGCAGCGACGACAATCTGGTGCAGATGGAAGCCGCCCTCGGCCTGCTGCGCGAGGCGACCAAGAACCGCAAGCATCGCGAGGACGCCGACTACGCGTTCCATCTCGCGATCTCCGAGGCGACCAACAACCACTATTTCGCGACCTCACTGAACGCACTGAAGGATCATGTCGCTGTCGGCATGAAGCTGCACGGCCAGTCGCTGATGGGCCCGCAGCCCGGTCTCGAAGCGGTGTTCGAGGAACACAGCAGCATTTTTGAAGCCATCCGTGACCGCGACGCCGAGGCCGCGCGCACGGCCATGCGTCTCCATCTCGAGACCTCGCGCGACCGCCTGTTTGAAGGCCGTTTGCTCGATCTCTCGTTCCGGTAGACGAGGAGAATGATTTGACCGACCACGCAACGTTCTTG
It contains:
- the mazG gene encoding nucleoside triphosphate pyrophosphohydrolase, which codes for MTPSRDITRLIEIMAALRTPVTGCPWDLEQDFASIASYTIEEAYEVVDAIARNDLDDLCEELGDLLLQVVFHAQMASEQGRFDFGDVVTAITRKMVRRHPHVFADADGNVTSGHVKGVWDRIKAEEKAERAARRGENLAAPASLLASVKASQPALAQALALQAKASTVGFDWNDPRAVLAKIREEADEIEAALERGDPDHIAEETGDLMFALVNLARHVKADPEMALRGTNVKFETRFAYIEKALRAKGRTLEEASLEEMDALWNEAKWKP
- a CDS encoding FadR/GntR family transcriptional regulator; the encoded protein is MKPIDPSEHPNAPRPRNAGASLVDKVYSELAERIASGEYAADQKLPGEHELASIFDVSRPVLRDALGRLREDGLIYSRQGSGSFVQARGKAPQIGFARVETIADIQRCFEFRISMESDAAHFAALRRSDDNLVQMEAALGLLREATKNRKHREDADYAFHLAISEATNNHYFATSLNALKDHVAVGMKLHGQSLMGPQPGLEAVFEEHSSIFEAIRDRDAEAARTAMRLHLETSRDRLFEGRLLDLSFR
- a CDS encoding SDR family NAD(P)-dependent oxidoreductase codes for the protein MTNGLNGKAIVIIGASSGIGAAVAKKFGTLGANLIVHYNGNPEGAQEVVSSIQATGGKAELIRGDVSERAEAARVIEEAHAKLGRIDVLINNAGAMFGRTAIANATDEQYDDVIDLNIGSVFFACRKVAKIMEAQRSGSIINTTSVAARNGGGGGAGLYGSAKGFVSTITRVLAKELAPFGVRANAVAPGVIMTPFHQRYSNAEQLEASRQTIPLGRIGTPEECVGAYQFLADESMSGYITGQVIEVNGGQIMP
- the hflX gene encoding GTPase HflX, which encodes MEFRSFEGNAADRPAAGSASTGRVLVVGPYLRERRGDAEASAYAHIRDTEARLEEAVGLARAIELEVVEAIAAPLSQIRPATYLGKGKVEEIAGVIAANEIGIVVMDCALSPIQQRNLEKEFKAKVLDRTGLILEIFGRRAKTKEGTLQVELAHLNYQRSRLVRSWTHLERQRGGFGFMGGPGETQIEADRRMIGDRIGRLEADLKKVQATRRLHRAGRQRVPYRVVALVGYTNAGKSTLFNRLTRADVQAEDMLFATLDPTLRALTLPHGGKAMLSDTVGFISNLPTQLVAAFRATLEEVLEADIILHVRDISHEDAEAQQSDVDNVLRQLGIDTEGGARILEVWNKIDRFSEEERENLANIAARRPTESPVFMVSAVTGEGVNELLTSIEDRLAATRITLDLSIDASDGAGISWLHRNAEVLAKELHDGHFDMTVRVDETKRDVVISKFGAVLRAME
- a CDS encoding dihydrodipicolinate synthase family protein, whose product is MPSTFPTGVFCAATTPFNADLSVDQGLFTAHCQRLLDDGCTGIAMLGTTGEANSLSSAERKSLLEAVVKSGIAPTKLLPGTGVASIMETIDLTKHAVANGVEAVVMLPPYYYKGVSDDGIVDAYTAVIERVNDPRLRVVLYHIPQMSAVPISLDVIDRLRKRFPEIVTGIKDSSGDFANMSAIVERFPGFSVLVGADPLMIKLLPMGGAGCITATSNLVGGDLATVFNGYNDPAKAAEVAAAQERIVAGRNAVSSYAQLPSLKVLLAKRYGNDGWMRVRPPLTGLGAAEAEAVRASFAA